The Halobacterium sp. CBA1132 genome has a segment encoding these proteins:
- the secF gene encoding protein translocase subunit SecF has protein sequence MPSFEVPEVDLSQYSMRQLVAPPLAVLVVALAVIGAWFVLTGSPVTPGIEFTGGTELVVDADVPQSQVTAAFEQQHESIRSIGTDGSRYLVTFQSESQQALVQQATDAGFEVVQSQSTSATFGGSTQRLALLGVGIAFAGMSVVVFLLFRTFVPSIAVVLSAFSDIVVPIALMNVLDIKLSLGTVAALLMLIGYSVDSDILLNNHVLRRSGDFWESVHRAMRTGVTMTVTSIATMIVMTVVSYIFGIQLLTAIGLVLVFGLTTDLMNTYMLNVTLLRWYKFEGVSR, from the coding sequence ATGCCCAGTTTCGAGGTCCCCGAGGTCGACCTCAGCCAGTACTCCATGCGGCAGCTCGTCGCGCCGCCGCTCGCGGTACTGGTCGTCGCGCTGGCGGTCATCGGCGCGTGGTTCGTCCTCACGGGGTCACCGGTCACTCCCGGCATCGAGTTCACCGGCGGGACGGAGCTCGTCGTCGACGCCGACGTGCCCCAGTCCCAGGTTACGGCCGCGTTCGAACAACAACACGAGTCCATCCGGTCCATCGGGACCGACGGCTCTCGGTATCTCGTCACCTTCCAGTCCGAGAGCCAGCAGGCGCTCGTCCAGCAGGCCACCGACGCCGGCTTCGAAGTGGTGCAGTCCCAGAGCACGTCCGCGACGTTCGGGGGCTCCACCCAGCGGCTCGCGCTCCTCGGCGTCGGCATCGCCTTCGCCGGCATGAGCGTCGTCGTCTTCCTGCTGTTCCGAACGTTCGTCCCCTCCATCGCCGTTGTGCTGTCGGCGTTCAGCGACATCGTCGTCCCCATCGCGTTGATGAACGTCCTCGACATCAAGCTCTCGCTGGGGACTGTCGCCGCGCTGTTGATGCTCATCGGTTACAGCGTCGACTCCGACATCCTCCTGAACAACCACGTGCTGCGCCGCTCCGGGGACTTCTGGGAGAGCGTCCACCGCGCGATGCGCACCGGTGTCACGATGACCGTCACTTCCATCGCGACGATGATCGTGATGACCGTCGTCTCCTACATCTTCGGCATCCAGTTGCTCACCGCCATCGGGCTGGTGTTGGTGTTCGGCCTCACGACTGACCTCATGAACACGTACATGCTGAACGTCACACTGCTTCGCTGGTACAAGTTCGAGGGGGTGTCCCGATGA